From Pagrus major chromosome 9, Pma_NU_1.0, the proteins below share one genomic window:
- the nms gene encoding neuromedin-S has product MTLPTVQQLFLLCLFGFLGPWSTTDASPLDQWEDGIVLRRVRGIQSEDLSDVSWRDQNEDQVQNVFKRFLFHYSKARNSVGAVQHETHSVHPLMRLLPKLSQRRNKKVLLLAQDNIC; this is encoded by the exons atGACTCTGCCAACTGTGCaacaactttttcttttatgtttgttcGGGTTTCTTGGACCTTGGAGCACAACAG ATGCCAGTCCTTTGGATCAGTGGGAAGATGGGATAGTGTTAAGAAGG GTGCGAGGCATCCAAAGTGAGGATTTGAGTGATGTTTCGTGGAGAGACCAGAATGAG GACCAAGTCCAGAATGTTTTCAAAAGA TTCCTGTTTCATTACTCTAAAGCACGCAACTCTGTTGGAGCTGTGCAGCATGAG ACTCACTCAGTTCATCCTCTGATGCGACTTCTCCCCAAGCTTTCCCAGAGGAGAAATAAGAAGGTGCTACTATTG GCACAGGATAATATATGTTGA
- the pdcl3 gene encoding phosducin-like protein 3 yields the protein MQDPNEDTEWNDILRKKGILPPKEEPKDDEEEELALQQQSVVKTYEDMTLEQLEENEDEFGEEDEAAIEMYRQKRIAEWKATQMKNVFGEVMEISGQDYVKEVNKAGDGIWVVLSLYKQGIPLCSLINQHLNILAKKFPQTKFLKSISTTCIPNYPDRNLPTIFVYFEGEMKAQFIGPLVFGGMNLKVEELEWRLSESGAVKTDLEENPKKQIEDKLMSSIRCSLPTRNDSDSEDED from the exons ATGCAG GACCCGAACGAAGACACTGAGTGGAATGATATCCTGAGGAAGAAAGGTATTCTTCCTCCCAAAGAGGAACCTaaggatgatgaagaggaggagctggcCCTCCAACAGCAGTCTGTTG TTAAAACGTATGAGGACATGACACTGGAACAACTGGAGGAGAATGAAGATGAGTTTGGTGAAGAAGATGAGGCCGCCATTGAGATGTACAG ACAAAAGCGTATTGCGGAATGGAAGGCGACTCAGATGAAGAATGTGTTCGGGGAGGTTATGGAAATCTCAGGGCAGGACTATGTCAAGGAGGTCAACAAGGCCGGAGACGGCATCTGGGTGGTGCTGTCCCTCTACAAACAGGG CATCCCTCTGTGTTCCCTCATCAACCAACACCTGAACATTTTAGCCAAGAAGTTCCCTCAGACCAAGTTCCTCAAGTCCATCTCCACCACCTGCATCCCAAACTACCCAGACCGAAACCTGCCCACAATCTTCGTCTACTTTGAGGGAGAGATGAAGGCGCAGTTCATTGGCCCACTGGTGTTCGGAGGAATGAACCTCAAAGTTGAAG AGCTGGAGTGGAGGTTATCAGAGAGTGGGGCGGTGAAGACAGACCTGGAGGAAAACCCCAAGAAACAAATCGAAGACAAGCTAATGTCATCGATCAGATGTTCGCTTCCTACACGAAACGACAGTGACTCTGAAGATGAGGACTAA